A genomic segment from Aspergillus puulaauensis MK2 DNA, chromosome 1, nearly complete sequence encodes:
- a CDS encoding L-threonylcarbamoyladenylate synthase (BUSCO:EOG09262FW1;~COG:J;~EggNog:ENOG410PG3Z;~InterPro:IPR010923,IPR017945,IPR005145,IPR006070;~PFAM:PF03481,PF01300;~go_function: GO:0003725 - double-stranded RNA binding [Evidence IEA]), with product MTPKDSTRVASVARLNKDGLGNRSLAEWWANEQSQNTPEATAISEAAQLLQTSDIPVAFPTETVYGLGADATRSAAVQGIYKAKQRPSDNPLIVHIDSLEMLDRLLNPTPKSPCGTKTAQNTIPSIYGPLIERFWPGPLTILLPNPSGSCLAPQVTSNLTTFGVRMPSSPLARLLIHVADRPLAAPSANASTKPSPTAAEHVFHDLHGRIELILDGGPCGVGVESTVVDGLSNPPSILRPGGVGIEELRKCPGWENVQLGYQDGTLDVKEVPRAPGMKYRHYSPKARVVLFEAGSNAQGVVSHVKHDLEDTAIGAHSIGIVRTRTWKRGLQLLPEEDIEKTSKTIPSLVDNLVEFTISVGDKKKDVFDCHLGSEPEGVARGLFAALRAMDEKEVDVIYVEGVSNEEYLAAAVMNRLRKAAGSTFKV from the coding sequence ATGACGCCGAAAGACTCGACGCGGGTCGCCTCGGTGGCTCGGTTGAACAAAGATGGACTAGGAAACCGATCACTTGCCGAATGGTGGGCGAATGAACAGAGTCAAAATACCCCCGAAGCGACGGCGATTTCAGAAGCCGCGCAGCTTCTACAGACGAGCGATATCCCCGTTGCCTTCCCTACCGAAACAGTATACGGTCTAGGCGCTGATGCCACACGGAGCGCTGCGGTACAGGGCATATACAAAGCGAAGCAGAGGCCGTCTGATAACCCCCTTATTGTTCATATCGACTCTCTGGAAATGCTAGACAGACTTCTCAACCCAACGCCGAAATCTCCATGTGGCACGAAGACGGCCCAGAACACTATTCCTTCTATCTACGGGCCATTAATTGAGCGATTCTGGCCTGGCCCTCTTACCATACTACTTCCGAACCCGTCAGGCTCGTGTCTCGCTCCGCAGGTCACATCCAATCTTACAACATTCGGCGTGCGCatgccttcctcgcctctCGCTAGGTTGTTGATACATGTTGCGGATCGGCCGTTAGCTGCTCCTTCAGCGAATGCGTCTACAAAGCCGTCACCGACGGCAGCGGAACATGTGTTCCATGATCTTCACGGCCGAATTGAGTTGATTCTCGATGGTGGGCCCTGCGGTGTGGGCGTCGAGAGTACGGTTGTTGACGGATTATCCAACCCTCCCAGCATCCTCAGACCCGGCGGGGTAGGGATCGAAGAACTACGGAAATGTCCTGGGTGGGAAAATGTACAGCTTGGATACCAAGACGGTACACTAGATGTGAAAGAGGTTCCTCGTGCGCCGGGGATGAAGTACCGGCACTACTCGCCTAAAGCCCGGGTGGTTCTTTTCGAAGCCGGTTCGAATGCGCAAGGTGTTGTGAGCCATGTGAAGCACGACCTCGAGGATACAGCCATTGGCGCACATTCAATCGGTATCGTGCGAACGCGCACGTGGAAGCGAGGTTTGCAGCTCTTGCcggaagaggatatcgagaagacGTCGAAGACCATCCCGTCACTAGTCGATAATTTGGTGGAGTTTACTATATCCGTTGGGgataaaaagaaagacgTTTTTGACTGTCATCTGGGGTCTGAACCTGAAGGTGTTGCAAGGGGATTGTTTGCAGCTTTACGGGCGATGGATGAAAAAGAAGTAGATGTAATTTATGTTGAGGGCGTGTCAAATGAGGAATATTTGGCTGCGGCGGTGATGAATCGGTTGCGAAAGGCGGCTGGGTCAACCTTCAAGGTCTAG
- a CDS encoding putative DUF814 domain protein (COG:U;~EggNog:ENOG410Q113;~InterPro:IPR008532,IPR021846;~PFAM:PF11923,PF05670,PF05833) — protein sequence MKQRYSSLDVQVISKELASELVGLRVSNIYDLSTRIFLFKVSKPDHRKQLIVDSGFRCHVTQYSRATAATPSPFVSRLRKCLKSRRITSVNQIGTDRIIDFSFSDGMYHMLLEFFASGNVIITDKDYTIIALLRPVSGGEGLEEAKVGLKYTVTNKQNYNGVPEVTRDRIRETLEKAQKTFAQEDGVPKKSKKKNTDVLRKALSQGFPEYPPLLLDHAFATRGADPATPLDQVLGDEGQMNMVWGVLEVAQDVSADLSADKEHAGFIVAKEDTRPKAPEPDSEKDASSSKPDLLYEDFHPFKPRQFEGKEGFTILEYPSMNATVDEYFSSIESQKLESRLTERESAAKKKLDSLRQEHEKRLGALEESQDLHIRKASAIQDNVYRVQEAMDAVNGLIAQGMDWVEIARLIEMEQSRGNPVARVIKLPLKLHENTITLLLREVGGDEADDEELFSSDESEEESEEDDEEAAAATSQRNSQALTIDIDLGLTPWANATQYYDQKRSAAVKAERTTQSSAKALKSHEKKVKDDLKKNLKQEKQVLRPARKPFWFEKFLFFISSEGYLVLGGRDGMQSEMLYRRYLRKGDIFVHADLEGATPIIVKNRPGAPSSSISPTTLSQAGNLSVATSTAWDSKAVMSAFWVTADQVSKTAEAGGGLLPVGEFRVKGEKNFLAPSQLVLGFAVMWQVSKESLVNHKSFRTEEIPAVDQAQAVEEAAVERAESREEGKTVLPVDTSDLDVQEQEEQEEASEDDEQDNVDTVSAANPLQPQEETTQESEVVKQDDAHDAGSADREEPEETEGHVEPNEEDEGEKDAPADDQSVADGTESVASSQTQGKRHLSARERRLLRKGKPLDTATPKSEEASGQSTPANNGTSTKDAKPALAPARGRKGKTKKAASKYADQDEEERALALRLLGANSAKAQKAAAEAEAKAKREKEAEEAKKRRKAQHERAAQAERKRQALFEEGATDDYDEETAAAEAADLEWLPALVGTPQPEDEILAAIPVCAPWSSLGRYKYKIKLQPGAVKKGKAVKEILGRWVSETTTGKVKKEHAEDAGISRGAAEKLRAREGELLKGWKDTEIINTVPVSKVRIMVASGGGGGGDKGKGKGGSNNKGSSNKGGKGGKKK from the exons ATGAAGCAGAGATACTCTTCTTTGGATGTTCAG GTAATATCTAAAGAGCTCGCCTCTGAGCTAGTCGGCCTGCGTGTCTCGAACATCTATGACTTGTCAACA AGAATCTTCCTATTCAAAGTCTCCAAACCCGACCACCGCAAACAACTCATCGTCGACTCGGGCTTCCGGTGCCATGTGACTCAATACTCGcgagcaacagcagcaacgccTTCTCCCTTCGTCAGTCGTCTGCGAAAATGCCTTAAGTCTCGCCGTATTACATCCGTAAACCAGATTGGGACAGACCGTATCATCGACTTCAGTTTCAGCGATGGCATGTACCACATGTTGTTGGAGTTCTTCGCAAGCGGGAACGTCATTATAACCGACAAGGATTACACCATTATCGCGCTTCTCCGCCCAGTATCTGGCGGCGAGGGATTGGAGGAAGCTAAAGTCGGGCTGAAGTACACGGTTACAAATAAGCAGAATTACAACGGGGTGCCGGAGGTCACGCGAGACCGCATCAGGGAGACATTGGAGAAAGCACAGAAGACTTTTGCGCAAGAAGACGGCGTGccgaagaagtcgaagaagaagaataccgATGTCTTGCGCAAGGCTCTTTCGCAGGGCTTTCCGGAGTACCCGCCACTTCTACTAGACCATGCCTTTGCGACGAGGGGCGCTGACCCTGCGACACCGCTGGATCAAGTACTTGGCGATGAAGGCCAAATGAATATGGTTTGGGGGGTGTTGGAGGTAGCCCAAGATGTTTCTGCCGATTTGTCCGCGGACAAAGAACATGCTGGATTTATCGTCGCGAAAGAAGATACCCGTCCAAAGGCACCTGAGCCGGATTCTGAGAAGGATGCTTCGTCCTCAAAACCTGACCTGCTTTACGAGGATTTCCACCCATTTAAGCCACGACAATTTGAAGGAAAGGAGGGCTTCACGATCTTAGAGTACCCATCTATGAATGCAACAGTGGACGAATACTTTTCATCTATCGAGTCCCAGAAATTGGAATCGCGGCTGACGGAACGGGAAAGCGCCGCGAAAAAGAAGCTCGATTCGCTAAGACAGGAGCATGAGAAGCGACTTGGGGCTCTTGAAGAATCTCAAGACTTACATATCCGGAAGGCAAGTGCCATTCAGGACAATGTGTATCGCGTGCAAGAGGCAATGGATGCTGTCAACGGATTGATCGCGCAAGGCATGGACTGGGTGGAAATTGCACGCTTGATTGAAATGGAACAAAGCAGGGGAAATCCTGTAGCGAGGGTTATCAAGTTGCCACTAAAACTACATGAGAACACCATCACACTTCTACTAAGAGAAgtcggaggagatgaggcagacgacgaggagctgtTCTCAAGCGATGAGTCTGAAGAAGAatccgaagaggatgacgaagaggcagcagcagcgacctCTCAGAGAAATTCCCAAGCCCTGACAATAGATATCGATCTTGGTCTTACGCCCTGGGCAAATGCGACCCAATACTACGACCAGAAGAGATCCGCTGCTGTCAAGGCCGAGCGAACAACACAATCATCGGCAAAGGCACTGAAAAGCCACGAAAAGAAAGTTAAAGACGACCTAAAGAAAAACCTaaagcaggagaagcaggtcctAAGACCCGCCAGGAAGCCTTTCTGGTTTGAGaagttcctcttcttcatctcttCTGAGGGGTATTTGGTGCTAGG GGGCCGTGACGGAATGCAAAGCGAGATGCTTTACCGGCGCTATCTACGAAAGGGAGATATCTTCGTGCATGCGGACCTCGAAGGGGCCACGCCAATAATTGTCAAGAACAGACCTGGAGcacccagctcctccataTCGCCTACGACTTTGTCTCAGGCGGGCAACCTCAGTGTTGCAACGTCGACCGCGTGGGATTCGAAAGCAGTTATGTCTGCCTTCTGGGTCACTGCGGACCAAGTATCTAAAACTGCCGAAGCAGGCGGTGGTCTTCTTCCTGTCGGTGAATTCCGCGTCAAAGGGGAGAAGAACTTCCTCGCCCCTTCACAGCTTGTTTTGGGCTTTGCTGTGATGTGGCAGGTCAGCAAGGAGAGCTTAGTAAATCACAAGAGCTTCAGAACTGAGGAGATCCCAGCTGTGGACCAAGCTCAAGCGGTAGAGGAAGCAGCAGTCGAAAGGGCCGAGAGTCGGGAGGAGGGCAAGACTGTTCTACCTGTTGATACTTCTGATCTTGATGTACAAGAGCaggaagaacaggaggagGCTTCAGAAGACGATGAGCAAGATAATGTGGATACGGTTTCTGCGGCGAACCCATTACAACCGCAAGAGGAGACCACACAAGAATCAGAGGTGGTTAAGCAAGACGACGCACACGATGCAGGGTCCGCTGACCGAGAGGAACCGGAAGAGACGGAAGGTCATGTTGAACcaaatgaagaggatgagggagagaaagatgcTCCAGCGGATGACCAGTCTGTAGCGGATGGTACCGAAAGTGTAGCATCCTCACAAACTCAAGGCAAGAGACATCTTTCCGCTAGAGAAAGGCGCCTACTCCGAAAAGGAAAACCTCTTGATACAGCAACCCCGAAGTCCGAAGAAGCAAGTGGACAATCAACGCCGGCAAACAACGGAACATCCACTAAGGACGCAAAGCCCGCACTAGCTCCCGCTCGCGGCCGAAAAGGcaagacaaagaaagcagCATCGAAGTACGCAGatcaggacgaggaagaaagagcacTTGCCCTTCGTCTCTTGGGCGCAAACAGTGCTAAAGCGCAAAAGGCTGCagctgaagccgaagcaaaGGCGAAACGGGAaaaggaggccgaggaggcgaagaaacGCCGCAAGGCTCAGCATGAACGTGCTGCTCAGGCAGAAAGAAAGCGACAGGCCCTATTCGAAGAGGGGGCAACCGATGACTACGACGAAGAaaccgctgctgctgaagctgcggATCTTGAGTGGTTACCCGCCCTGGTTGGCACGCCTCAACCGGAGGATGAGATTTTGGCGGCCATCCCGGTTTGTGCACCTTGGTCGTCTCTTGGGCGGTACAAGTACAAGATTAAGCTACAGCCAGGCGCAGTGAAGAAAGGCAAAGCCGTCAAAGAGATCCTGGGGCGATGGGTGTCCGAGACAACAACGGGGAAAGTCAAGAAAGAGCATGCCGAGGATGCAGGAATCAGTCGAGGTGCTGCAGAGAAACTCCGAGCCCGAGAGGGAGAGCTCCTCAAAGGATGGAAGGATACTGAGATCATCAACACTGTGCCTGTCAGTAAAGTAAGGATCATGGTTGCCtcgggtggtggtggtggcggcgacaaggggaagggaaagggtGGCAGCAATAATAAGGGGTCCAGCAACAAAGGAGGCAAaggtggaaagaagaaataa
- a CDS encoding uncharacterized protein (COG:S;~EggNog:ENOG410PGDP), which translates to MSATPRKPGSPANANKSASDSTTNGTPSRGHTRSPTTTSNGLSRSPSLRGSTPVSARAAARKPNRSSNLSMSSVPKVAADPSEEEARAQNAALIEDLKEQLQKAETASEQYRKQLGVLQMRLDEAVSEQSKLEDHGHERDSKIEALNGEIRDHVRQIRDLEQAHELERNAMLQEKEQQASREEEMQATIQRLKETVSQRDMRIGTDGDKNVSRSSSFRNRASPDIDGQFAPSSQIERSPSRNNSKLLLQKDKLIESLRLELAESQIKLVEMENKGGGRQRELEKELLEARMANARLMEDNESYQLLLSERTLNGDFAKGDFMREVHPDSSDNKETGGGLGSLADELESADARPEPDDNRRLEAELKALKDQNKALTLYIERIISRLLQHEGFEHILDKNETEPSAKQGGSDKDLPPTPPEKDDPNQQTLLQRARSVVSGQNTRPQPRSRPTSMMPPPTSAPNAHENPQTAPSIPLNRGQSVRAGHRRTRSEQTTDLGAAVVVGQMYRGRNSGGPMSPTMMGPGSRSTFTGPSYGPGQMSSSSRAPSLSSQPERDHLSSSASVSSDPPGDTASTGATSNSPRSSNGMTNYTGAVMTQSKLRPLRLVSESKAAEDEEAARKKANRGSWISWFNRPGSSEAAQQ; encoded by the exons ATGTCTGCGACGCCTCGAAAGCCCGGCTCACCAGCCAATGCCAACAAATCCGCGTCAGACTCAACAACGAACGGCACCCCATCGCGAGGTCATACTAGATCTCCTACTACAACATCAAACGGCCTGTCCCGGTCTCCGTCTCTCCGCGGTTCGACTCCCGTATCCGCACGAGCAGCTGCCAGAAAGCCCAACCGCTCATCCAACCTGAGTATGTCGAGCGTTCCAAAAGTTGCCGCTGATCCgtcggaggaagaagcgcgcGCCCAGAATGCGGCGCTCATCGAAGATCTAAAAGAACAATTGCAAAAGGCGGAGACCGCTTCTGAACAATATCGCAAGCAACTTGGTGTGCTGCAGATGCGCCTCGACGAGGCCGTCAGCGAGCAATCGAAGCTGGAAGACCATGGCCATGAGAGAGACAGTAAAATTGAAGCATTGAACGGCGAGATCCGTGACCATGTTCGCCAAATTCGTGACCTAGAGCAGGCGCATGAATTGGAGCGGAATGCCATGCTCCAGGAGAAGGAGCAACAAGCAAgccgggaagaagaaatgcaGGCCACCATTCAGCGCCTGAAAGAGACCGTATCCCAGAGGGATATGCGGATTGGTACCGATGGCGATAAAAATGTGTCGCGCTCTT CCAGTTTCCGCAACCGAGCCTCCCCGGACATTGATGGACAATTTGCCCCTTCATCTCAAATCGAACGGAGCCCCTCGCGGAATAACTCCAAATTACTCTTGCAGAAGGATAAATTGATCGAGTCTTTGCGCCTCGAGTTGGCCGAGTCTCAGATCAAACttgtggagatggagaacaaAGGTGGAGGCCGACAAAGAGAGCTGGAAAAGGAACTGTTGGAAGCTCGCATGGCGAATGCTCGTCTGATGGAAGATAATGAGAGCTACCAACTACTCCTCAGTGAGAGAACCCTTAATGGCGATTTCGCCAAGGGTGATTTCATGCGGGAAGTCCATCCTGACTCTTCAGACAATAAGGAAACCGGCGGCGGTTTGGGTTCATTAGCCGATGAATTGGAATCTGCCGATGCTCGACCTGAGCCCGACGATAACCGCAGACTTGAGGCAGAGCTCAAGGCGCTTAAGGACCAGAACAAAGCTCTGACGCTGTATATTGAGCGGATCATCAGTCGACTCTTACAGCATGAGGGATTCGAGCATATCCTGGATAAGAACGAGACCGAGCCATCTGCCAAACAAGGCGGCAGCGATAAAGATCTTCCCCCGACTCCCCCAGAGAAGGATGACCCGAATCAGCAAACCCTCTTGCAAAGAGCTAGATCTGTTGTCTCCGGCCAAAACACTAGGCCCCAGCCACGCTCCCGTCCAACCAGCATGATGCCGCCTCCCACCAGTGCTCCGAACGCCCACGAGAACCCTCAAACAGCACCTAGCATCCCCTTAAACCGCGGCCAGTCAGTACGAGCTGGTCATCGTCGGACGAGGTCAGAACAAACAACAGACCTGGGAGCTGCAGTTGTCGTTGGCCAAATGTATCGCGGTCGCAACTCTGGCGGCCCGATGAGTCCCACTATGATGGGACCTGGCTCACGCAGCACCTTTACCGGGCCAAGTTACGGACCAGGACAAATGTCTTCCAGCAGTCGTGCGCCTTCGCTGTCTAGCCAGCCAGAGCGTGATCATCTAAGCAGCTCGGCAAGTGTGTCAAGCGACCCTCCTGGCGACACAGCGTCTACCGGGGCAACTTCTAACTCTCCTCGTTCGAGCAATGGCATGACAAACTACACGGGAGCGGTCATGACCCAAAGCAAGTTACGACCGCTTCGACTAGTTAGTGAGTCTAAGGCCgctgaggacgaggaagctGCCCGAAAGAAGGCGAACAGGGGAAGTTGGATCTCATGGTTCAACCGCCCAGGTTCGAGCGAGGCTGCACAACAGTGA
- the RET3 gene encoding coatomer subunit zeta (BUSCO:EOG09264OBA;~COG:U;~EggNog:ENOG410PJAW;~InterPro:IPR022775,IPR011012,IPR039652;~PFAM:PF01217;~go_component: GO:0030126 - COPI vesicle coat [Evidence IEA];~go_process: GO:0006890 - retrograde vesicle-mediated transport, Golgi to endoplasmic reticulum [Evidence IEA]) produces MGSLSLFSVNAVLVMSADDGSRIFAKYYSPPHPPAGTAPNSTDYPGANPYPTLKEQKAFEKGLLEKTNKQTSDVILYDNRIVVFKLESDVMLYVVGGAEENEVLLYNVVLSLRDALGILFKGATDKRTIVENYDLVALAIDELIDDGIILETDPVLIASRVSRAPQPDAPNLKSIDLSEQGLLNAWELGKRRLAEGLRQM; encoded by the exons ATGggatctctttctctcttctccgtcAATGCAGTTCTTGTGATGTCCGCCGATGATGGCTCTCGCATCTTCGCAAAGTACTACTCACCACCTCACCCCCCAGCCGGCACTGCCCCCAATTCCACCGATTATCCCGGAGCCAACCCCTACCCGACACTGAAGGAACAGAAGGCGTTCGAGAAGGGCCTCCTCGAGAAAACCAACAAGCAGACCAGCGATGTGATCCTTTACGACAACCGGATTGTTGTGTTCAAGCTGGAGAGCGATGTGATGCTCTACGTGGTGGGCGGTGCCGAAGAAAATGAGGTGCTACTGTACAACGTTGTTCTGTCACTGCGGGATGCTTTGGGAATATTATTCAA GGGTGCTACGGATAAGCGCACAATCGTTGAGAACTACGACCTTGTTGCCCTGGCCATTGACGAACTTATCGATGACGGTATCATTCTTGAGACGGACCCCGTTCTCATTGCTTCCCGTGTTAGTCGTGCGCCCCAACCGGACGCACCGAATCTCAAGAGCATTGATCTTTCCGAACAAGGTCTCCTCAATGCTTGGGAGCTTGGAAAGCGACGTCTGGCGGAAGGTTTGCGACAGATGTAG